Proteins encoded by one window of Nicotiana tabacum cultivar K326 chromosome 10, ASM71507v2, whole genome shotgun sequence:
- the LOC107808580 gene encoding putative plastidic glucose transporter 1 → MQRALAVHPFQCFYSPRFDPKPYFYNSPKINTLYPYSNSTSFSLSRELKVLAANKQQPHDIINSENRDDENELLQEKVIAAAAADELDLGWLPAFPHVLTASMSNFLFGYHIGVMNGPIVSIAKELGFEGNSFLEGLVVSIFIVGAFIGSIASGSLVDKLGYRRTFQIDTLPLILGAIVSAQAHSIEEMLLGRFLVGLGIGVNTVLVPIYISEVAPTQYRGSLGSLCQIGTCVGIIASLCLAIPSENDPHWWRTMLYIASVPGFILALGMQFSVESPRWLCKAGRLDEAKKVIRNIWGSSEVDKAIEEFGSVIKNDGSDLDSCWLELLEEPHSRVATIGGALFVLQQFAGINGVLYFSSLTFKDVGISSSALASLYVGLTNFAGALCALYLMDKQGRQRLLVGSYAGMALSMFLIVCAISFPLEGEISNNLSIVGTILYIFTFAVGAGPVTGLIIPELSSSRMRGKIMGFSFSVHWVCNFLVGLFFLELVEKFGVAPVYGSFGAFSLMAAAFAYYFIVETKGRSLEEIEMSLNPNFQGKRNSE, encoded by the exons ATGCAGCGGGCATTAGCAGTTCACCCTTTTCAATGCTTCTACTCACCCCGTTTCGATCCAAAACCTTACTTTTACAACTCTCCTAAAATTAATACACTGTATCCTTATTCCAATTCTACTTCTTTTTCACTTTCCAGAGAGCTAAAAGTTCTTGCTGCTAACAAACAGCAACCCCATGATataataaattctgaaaatagaG ATGATGAAAATGAGTTGTTACAAGAAAAGgttattgctgctgctgctgctgatgaATTGGATTTGGGATGGTTACCTGCCTTTCCTCACGTTTTGACTGCTTCAATGTCCAATTTCCTATTTGGTTATCACATTGG AGTAATGAATGGTCCTATTGTATCGATAGCGAAAGAGCTTGGGTTTGAGGGGAATTCATTTCTTGAAGGACTTGTGGTGAGCATATTTATTGTTGGTGCATTCATAGGAAGCATAGCCTCTGGTTCCCTTGTTGATAAACTTGGTTATCGTCGCACATTTCAAATTGACACACTACCACTTATTCTTGGGGCAATTGTAAG TGCACAAGCTCATTCCATTGAAGAAATGCTCTTGGGAAGATTCCTTGTTGGCCTTGGTATTGGTGTTAATACAGTATTAGTTCCAATTTATATTTCTGAG GTCGCTCCAACGCAGTATAGGGGCTCCCTGGGGTCATTATGTCAAATTGGTACATGTGTTGGTATCATTGCATCACTTTGTCTGGCAATTCCCTCAGAAAATGATCCGCACTG GTGGAGGACAATGCTCTATATTGCAAGTGTTCCAGGATTTATTCTTgctcttggtatgcaattttctGTTGAGAGCCCCCGCTGGCTATGTAAG GCTGGGAGACTTGATGAGGCAAAAAAGGTCATCAGAAACATATGGGGTTCATCAGAAGTAGATAAAGCTATCGAAGAGTTTGGATCCGTCATAAAAAATGATGGCAGTGACTTGGACAGCTGTTGGCTGGAACTCCTAGAGGAACCACACTCTAGAG TTGCTACCATTGGAGGTGCCTTGTTTGTACTTCAACAGTTCGCTGGTATAAATGGAGTTCTCTACTTCTCATCCTTGACTTTCAAAGATGTTGGAATCTCAAGCAGCGCTTTAGCAAGCTTATATGTAGGACTGACCAACTTTGCAG GTGCACTATGTGCTTTATACTTGATGGATAAGCAGGGGAGGCAGAGGCTTCTAGTAGGAAGCTATGCTGGAATG GCTTTATCAATGTTTCTTATTGTCTGTGCTATCAGCTTTCCATTGGAAGGTGAAATAAGCAACAACTTATCAATTGTCGGAACCATCTT GTATATTTTCACCTTTGCTGTTGGAGCTGGGCCTGTAACTGGTCTTATAATACCAGAGCTCAGCAGCAGCAGGATGCGAGGGAAGATAATGGGCTTTAGTTTCTCTGTTCATTGG GTCTGCAACTTCTTGGTGGGTTTGTTTTTTCTGGAACTCGTTGAGAAATTTGGTGTTGCTCCAGTTTATGGAAGCTTCGGTGCTTTTTCTTTGATGGCAGCAGCATTTGCTTACTATTTTATAGTTGAGACTAAAGGCCGATctcttgaagagattgagatGTCACTAAATCCCAATTTTCAGGGGAAACGTAATTCAGAATGA